In Nostoc sp. UHCC 0926, a single genomic region encodes these proteins:
- a CDS encoding type II toxin-antitoxin system HicB family antitoxin — MDNNKQIYNYTVLLEKESDRGYHVFCPILKGCHSQGDSFEEAIENITEAIELYIESLRADNQSIPRDDLIVKPLSILA; from the coding sequence ATGGACAACAATAAACAAATTTACAATTACACAGTTCTTCTCGAAAAAGAATCAGATAGAGGTTATCACGTTTTTTGTCCTATTCTAAAAGGTTGTCATTCTCAAGGAGATTCTTTTGAAGAAGCCATCGAGAATATTACAGAAGCTATTGAATTATATATTGAAAGTTTAAGGGCTGATAATCAGTCAATTCCTAGAGATGATTTAATTGTTAAGCCTTTAAGTATCTTGGCATGA
- a CDS encoding type II toxin-antitoxin system HicA family toxin, with protein sequence MSKLKNLSKSSKISVFILTVKRGSHTIYKDSHGQRVVIPIHSGKDLKQGTLMGLIQDIGIDKETFFELLGK encoded by the coding sequence GTGTCAAAGCTAAAGAATTTATCAAAGTCATCGAAAATTTCGGTTTTTATCTTGACTGTCAAAAGGGGGAGTCATACTATTTACAAGGATAGTCATGGACAAAGGGTTGTTATTCCTATTCATTCGGGAAAAGACCTAAAACAAGGGACTTTAATGGGTCTGATTCAGGATATTGGTATTGATAAGGAAACTTTCTTTGAGTTATTGGGAAAATAA
- a CDS encoding eCIS core domain-containing protein, which translates to MHNKRLSKTPSSINSNSQAAEQNPKLAYRPFGSQIQKASVAPVTQSTKEDVAFAEQKMEAFGLELQAKYGKITPEGQERLTVLQAKMDGLLNSQLQHARRFSHNIANIPLRRPDTPIQAKLTIGEPGDKYEQEADETARQVVQRIHQPQNDKLQRESLPDEEDELQMKPLGNIQRESLPDEEELQMKPMVQRRVSHGDMAATQDLEASINQARGGGQPLAKNIREPMEQGFGADFSRVKVHTDTQADQLNRSIQAKAFTTGQDVFFRQGAYEPGSRGGQELIAHELTHVVQQTNGRSVQKMIQRMNTDKDRVEGKNSMRPAFPPVSTDDQFGKSPISPEDVNKIEQALQKHVDSQIKESESMLLIITLGAQNKGGRGNPTLDAPESLSLRQEKPGFIEEARKRFAKVVSLQFDPGVVEEEDLKDNVLRVVINAAFPLSEVSKGSKEMEVKDSLSKRVNNIKNLSGGGGFILINTITSSFYPALVEIMKEAMPERKQKEGEQDGDFVPYQAAYINSYFEKDQGKFKVHIPLPKHSLTFDGTFKELNKLDQVRATVKAAKTARESDDII; encoded by the coding sequence ATGCATAACAAAAGATTGTCAAAGACTCCCTCATCCATCAATAGCAATTCCCAAGCAGCAGAACAAAACCCTAAATTGGCGTATAGACCGTTTGGTAGCCAAATTCAAAAAGCATCAGTTGCACCTGTGACACAAAGTACAAAAGAAGATGTTGCCTTTGCAGAACAAAAGATGGAGGCTTTTGGACTAGAATTACAAGCCAAATATGGCAAGATTACGCCAGAGGGGCAGGAACGGCTCACTGTGCTGCAAGCCAAGATGGATGGATTATTGAATTCTCAACTGCAACACGCAAGGCGATTTAGTCATAACATTGCCAATATTCCACTAAGAAGACCAGATACACCAATTCAGGCAAAGCTGACAATTGGGGAGCCTGGAGATAAGTATGAGCAGGAAGCTGACGAAACAGCGCGTCAGGTTGTGCAAAGGATTCATCAGCCACAGAACGATAAACTTCAGCGCGAGTCATTGCCTGATGAGGAAGATGAATTGCAAATGAAACCATTGGGCAATATCCAGCGCGAGTCATTGCCTGATGAAGAAGAATTGCAAATGAAGCCGATGGTGCAGCGTCGTGTGTCACACGGTGATATGGCAGCAACACAAGATTTGGAAGCATCCATCAATCAGGCACGGGGTGGGGGACAGCCATTGGCAAAGAATATCCGTGAACCGATGGAGCAAGGATTTGGGGCTGATTTCAGTAGGGTGAAGGTTCACACTGATACTCAGGCTGACCAATTGAATCGGTCGATACAGGCGAAGGCTTTTACCACGGGGCAGGATGTGTTCTTTCGGCAGGGAGCTTATGAGCCGGGGAGTCGAGGGGGGCAGGAGTTGATTGCCCATGAGTTAACTCATGTGGTGCAGCAGACGAATGGTCGCAGTGTGCAGAAGATGATCCAACGAATGAATACAGATAAGGATCGGGTGGAGGGGAAAAATTCTATGAGACCCGCATTCCCCCCTGTGAGCACAGATGACCAGTTTGGCAAATCCCCTATAAGCCCAGAAGACGTAAACAAGATAGAGCAAGCCCTACAAAAACACGTCGATAGTCAAATAAAAGAGAGCGAAAGTATGTTACTTATAATAACACTAGGAGCCCAGAACAAAGGAGGACGGGGGAATCCGACATTAGATGCACCAGAAAGTTTGAGCTTGCGACAGGAGAAACCAGGGTTTATAGAGGAAGCACGAAAGCGTTTTGCGAAGGTAGTATCGTTACAGTTTGATCCAGGGGTTGTTGAGGAGGAAGATTTGAAAGATAATGTGCTTAGAGTGGTAATAAATGCGGCATTTCCATTGAGTGAAGTGAGTAAAGGGTCTAAAGAGATGGAGGTAAAAGATAGCCTGTCGAAGCGGGTGAACAACATAAAGAATCTGTCTGGTGGGGGAGGGTTTATTTTAATCAATACGATTACATCGTCGTTCTATCCGGCGCTAGTTGAGATCATGAAGGAGGCGATGCCAGAGAGAAAGCAGAAAGAGGGAGAGCAAGATGGGGATTTCGTACCATATCAAGCAGCTTATATTAATTCATATTTTGAGAAAGATCAGGGTAAGTTTAAGGTACACATCCCGCTGCCCAAGCATAGTCTTACATTTGATGGAACCTTTAAGGAGCTAAATAAGCTTGACCAAGTGAGAGCAACGGTGAAGGCGGCAAAGACTGCCAGAGAGAGCGATGATATAATTTAA